The Periplaneta americana isolate PAMFEO1 chromosome 2, P.americana_PAMFEO1_priV1, whole genome shotgun sequence genome has a window encoding:
- the LOC138712261 gene encoding uncharacterized protein → MAASRKCDYKKTGGSYSMSGAMYEVKLSGLLFLRGVNEGQDFRIASNMEAGGKFDDIVFSFGGNTTFVQLKHKTGKRQTVTERKLTEEEGDFSIPMYYRSYCELKNKWGQHPDLQHWGPFRDVRFVVYTNAAMTRTLGENVDDTALHDVLMTGGECIHFSGYDLLKDKPEANQFLHQFRYYTEQATEKQLDQFIKAEIQAALGTDSHLEKFLSHVKNWWEGPGSFLTKDVEFWEQMVECSIADICKAKEDQLSLLNVRFDERYLKSFREQLPAEGGLLIVKNVNALTSLKVHQSVEKKIMIDANVLQDRMSEVLALWGRCPGWDVLVVNGWGEEIAELHKHLSSRKTLIEIHDGEKLKERKIITENHHGEKKVGFKFKTHTDTFRFGQLDKETKEKVLECKLNFQGAFIKLKSLIDIRALDEAVSAEIVIQVVSGNVKRIGKELSKQYEHYIPRTFLRREHVDMRIFFAENDCMVVSGETEQYLQQLVPPGKSVQIFDEKKHNKKNYCRHFVGSKMDFETATKLYKCVHWFQKEDTGFVWRQSKGGVINITRNLTDQTSNRSLREAILLSDKVKVLVAHPGMGKSTEIINLAHEFKRNDPACWVVTVVLNDHSDYLSGHLVSAIDLLIEAAKFDSAFQKSLFQYELQNGGNIVILIDAFDEISPIYSTIH, encoded by the exons ATGGCCGCCAGTAGGAAGTGT GATTACAAGAAGACAGGTGGTTCCTACAGTATGTCGGGGGCAATGTACGAAGTGAAGCTGTCTGGTCTTCTTTTTCTTAGAGGAGTCAATGAGGGACAGGACTTCCGTATTGCCTCCAACATGGAAGCAGGTGGGAAGTTTGACGATATTGTATTTAGCTTTGGAGGTAACACAACGTTCGTACAGTTGAAACACAAAACAGGAAAACGTCAGACAGTAACGGAGAGGAAACTGACGGAAGAAGAGGGCGACTTCAGCATTCCGATGTACTACAGGTCTTACTGCGAGCTGAAGAACAAGTGGGGACAGCATCCAGATCTGCAGCACTGGGGTCCATTCCGTGATGTGCGGTTCGTTGTTTACACAAATGCTGCAATGACTAGAACTCTGGGTGAAAATGTTGACGACACTGCACTCCATGATGTGCTCATGACAGGAGGGGAATGCATACATTTCTCTGGCTACGACTTGTTGAAGGACAAACCTGAAGCGAACCAGTTCCTCCATCAGTTCAGATATTACACCGAGCAAGCCACTGAGAAACAACTTGATCAATTCATTAAGGCAGAAATTCAGGCTGCATTGGGAACAGATTCTCATTTGGAAAAGTTTCTGTCCCATGTAAAGAACTGGTGGGAAGGCCCTGGTTCGTTCCTCACAAAAGATGTCGAGTTTTGGGAGCAGATGGTGGAATGCAGTATTGCTGACATCTGCAAAGCAAAAGAAGATCAGCTCTCATTACTTAATGTACGATTTGATGAAAGGTATTTGAAATCATTTAGAGAGCAGCTGCCAGCTGAAGGTGGTCTTCTGATTGTTAAGAACGTCAATGCTCTCACTTCTCTGAAAGTCCACCAAAGTGTTGAAAAGAAGATCATGATAGATGCTAATGTATTGCAAGATCGAATGAGTGAAGTGTTAGCTCTGTGGGGTCGATGTCCAGGGTGGGATGTACTTGTAGTGAATGGCTGGGGCGAGGAAATAGCAGAACTGCACAAACATTTAAGTTCAAGAAAGACACTTATTGAAATTCATGACGGTGAAaagttgaaagaaagaaagataattaCTGAAAATCATCATGGTGAAAAGAAGGTAGGATTCAAATTTAAAACTCATACAGATACATTCCGGTTTGGTCAACTGGATAAGGAGACAAAAGAAAAAGTATTAGAATGCAAACTGAACTTCCAAGGTGCGTTCATCAAGCTAAAGTCATTGATTGACATCAGAGCACTTGATGAAGCAGTAAGTGCTGAAATTGTAATTCAGGTAGTTTCTGGAAACGTCAAAAGAATTGGAAAGGAACTCTCTAAACAATACGAACACTATATTCCTCGTACTTTCTTGCGTAGAGAACATGTGGATATGAGAATATTTTTTGCTGAAAATGATTGTATGGTTGTGAGTGGAGAAACAGAACAATATCTGCAGCAATTAGTTCCGCCTGGAAAATCTGTACAGATATTCGAtgaaaagaaacacaataaaaaaaactattgtcGTCATTTTGTTGGAAGTAAAATGGATTTTGAAACAgccacaaaattatataaatgcgTTCACTGGTTTCAGAAGGAGGACACTGGATTTGTTTGGAGACAATCAAAAGGTGGTGTAATCAATATCACACGGAACTTAACAGATCAAACATCGAACAGAAGCTTAAGGGAAGCCATATTGCTGTCTGACAAGGTGAAGGTGCTTGTGGCTCATCCTGGAATGGGAAAATCCacggaaattattaatttagctcACGAATTCAAGCGAAATGATCCTGCATGTTGGGTGGTGACAGTAGTTTTGAATGACCATTCTGATTACCTGAGTGGGCATCTGGTGTCTGCTATCGATCTCCTGATAGAGGCAGCAAAGTTCGACAGTGCCTTTCAGAAATCACTTTTCCAATATGAGTTGCAAAATGGAGGCAATATTGTAATTTTGATAGATGCCTTTGATGAAATTAGCCCTATTTATTCAACTATTCACTAA
- the LOC138712254 gene encoding serine/threonine-protein phosphatase 6 regulatory ankyrin repeat subunit B-like: MEYIYINEKGDGNTTNIVTQEAYQSQRKVLEENHTVCALHSLLEHDDLKKLSCFHDIMSQVEAFQTRYYQGLDNIGIIVEIVNFRSVFIHRTFSEYFAAKWFAKNIKKEKNYLEKIFFDQKFKVIRTFLHCIPTQGFQLHMAVLNEDEVSVRELLRSHGCDVNEKDEGGWTPLHLAVMNHIKFHDEYDGNYNGIRNTSTHEVLEMLLDHGADCSIEDEVLCCQPLTLADRIGAWSVVETLLERNAQNSDISFNLKHIKDKERLETNLKIVAECGYINIAKFLFNSGVSVQHPVRVNRYWEKKVITGKMLHVSATAGNREMLEFLLNPAKKELEDCNMRTYFEKGDDNSRKYSVNMLFERNECVNIQDDMNNTPLTYGAQGGHVQIVKLLLKRGADFKLCNKNADSPVSLAAENGHIQIVTLLTERGADFKLRNKHGDSPISLAARNNHMQIVTLLIERGADFKLCNKNGDSPVSLAAENGHIQIVTLLIERGADFKLCNKHGDSPISLAARNNHMQIVTLLIESGADFKLCNKNGDSPVSLAAENGHIQIVTLLIERGADFKLCNRNGDSPISLAARKGHIQTVTLLIERGADFNLSNKYGHSPISIAALYCHEQIVTLLIDRGADFNLCNKRGCSPIFLASLKGNVQIVTLLIERGADFRLCNWNGDSPISLAAENGHIQIVRILIERGADFMLSNKKGESPISLAARNGHLQIVTLLIGRGADLMSCNKNGESPISLAARNGHVQIVTLLTERGADLMSCNKNGDSPIFLAAKNDHIQIMTLLIERGADFKLHNKNGDSPISFAARNGHVQIVTLLIERGADFKLHNKNGDSPISFAARNGHVQIVTLLIERGADFKLHNKNGDSPISFAARNGHVQIVTLLIERGADFKLHNENGDSPISFAARNGHVQIVTLLIERGADFKLRNKNGDSPISFAARNGHLQIVTLLIERGADFKLRNKNGDSPISLAARNGHIQIVALLIKRGADFKLCNKDGESPIFLAVQNGHMHIVTLLIERGADFELRNKNGDSPISLAVQNGHMHIVTLLIERGADFKLCNKNGDSPMSLAARNGHVQIVMLLIKRGADFKLCNKNGDSPILLAAQNRHIQIVTLLIERGADFKLRNKKGESLILLAARYGHVQIVTLLIERGADYMLCNKNGDSPISLAARNGHMEIVKLLIERGADYMLCNENGDSPIFLAAKYGHVEVVRLLIERNFDVNVSDNNGNSLTLIALQYFHVGVVNWLIQKGADINARTNDGVNLIMAAAENGLSAVVSLLIDKGANINEWNKDGQSPILIAALHNHQHIMWLLAENGADVNVCDKDGITPIMVAAKYCDVDTVRMLIGQNADVNARGKRGECAILNATVRSSVDVVRLLVEHGAAVNVCNKYGESPMSIAIKHRHDAMVRLLTEAGTIKTF, encoded by the coding sequence atggaatatatatatatcaatgaaAAGGGCGACGGCAACACAACAAACATAGTTACGCAAGAAGCTTACCAGTCGCAGAGGAAAGTGCTTGAGGAGAACCACACAGTATGTGCCTTGCATTCCCTGCTAGAACATGATGACCTTAAAAAACTGAGCTGTTTCCATGATATTATGAGCCAAGTCGAAGCTTTCCAGACGCGATATTACCAAGGTCTTGATAACATTGGAATTATTGTCGAAATTGTTAATTTCAGATCAGTTTTCATTCACAGAACCTTCTCAGAGTATTTTGCTGCCAAGTGGTTTGCAAAAAATATCAAGAAAGAGAAAAACTATTTAGAAAAGATATTCTTTGATCAGAAGTTCAAAGTGATAAGGACATTCTTACACTGCATTCCGACTCAAGGATTTCAATTGCACATGGCTGTCCTAAATGAAGACGAAGTCTCTGTCCGCGAATTGCTTCGTTCCCATGGATGTGATGTGAATGAGAAGGACGAAGGAGGGTGGACGCCCTTGCATCTGGCTGTGATGAATCACATTAAATTTCATGATGAATATGATGGTAACTACAACGGCATTCGTAATACTAGTACACATGAAGTCTTAGAGATGCTACTTGATCACGGCGCTGATTGTAGCATTGAAGACGAAGTCTTGTGCTGTCAACCCCTCACACTGGCCGACAGAATTGGAGCATGGTCAGTTGTAGAGACGCTACTGGAAAGAAACGCACAAAACAGTGACATTAGTTTCAATTTGAAACATATTAAGGATAAAGAGCGCCTAGAGACAAACTTGAAAATAGTAGCAGAATGTGGGTACATTAATATTGCCAAATTCCTCTTCAACTCCGGTGTAAGTGTTCAGCATCCAGTGCGAGTAAATAGATACTGGGAAAAGAAAGTAATTACTGGCAAAATGTTACATGTTTCTGCAACTGCGGGAAATAGAGAAATGCTGGAATTTTTGTTAAATCCTGCTAAGAAAGAATTAGAAGACTGTAATATGAGGACATATTTTGAGAAGGGTGATGACAATTCtcgtaaatattctgtaaatatGTTATTTGAGAGAAATGAATGTGTTAACATACAGGACGATATGAATAATACTCCTTTGACATATGGAGCTCAGGGTGGTCACGTGCAAATTGTAAAACTGCTACTGAAGAGAGGAGCGGATTTTAAGTTATGCAATAAGAATGCTGACAGCCCAGTATCCCTTGCAGCAGAAAATGGTCACATACAAATTGTGACGCTGTTAACAGAGAGAGGAGCGGATTTCAAGTTACGCAATAAGCATGGTGATAGCCCAATATCCCTTGCAGCTCGAAATAATCACATGCAAATTGTGACGCTGTTAATAGAGAGAGGAGCGGATTTTAAGTTGTGCAATAAGAATGGTGACAGCCCAGTATCCCTTGCAGCAGAAAATGGTCACATACAAATTGTGACGCTGTTAATAGAGAGAGGAGCGGATTTCAAGTTATGCAATAAGCATGGTGATAGCCCAATATCCCTTGCAGCTCGAAATAATCACATGCAAATTGTGACGCTGTTAATAGAGAGCGGAGCGGATTTTAAGTTGTGCAATAAGAATGGTGACAGCCCAGTATCCCTTGCAGCAGAAAATGGTCACATACAAATTGTGACGCTATTAATAGAGAGAGGAGCGGATTTCAAGTTATGCAATAGGAATGGTGATAGCCCAATATCCCTTGCAGCTCGGAAGGGCCACATACAAACTGTGACGCTGTTAATAGAGAGAGGAGCGGATTTTAATTTAAGCAATAAATATGGTCACAGTCCTATATCCATTGCAGCTCTGTATTGTCACGAGCAAATTGTGACGCTGTTAATAGACAGAGGAGCGGATTTTAATTTATGCAATAAAAGAGGCTGCAGTCCAATATTTCTTGCATCTCTGAAAGGTAACGTGCAAATCGTGACGCTGTTAATAGAGAGAGGAGCGGATTTCAGGTTATGCAATTGGAATGGCGATAGTCCTATATCCCTTGCAGCTGAAAATGGTCACATACAAATTGTAagaatattaattgagagaggaGCGGATTTTATGTTAAGCAATAAGAAAGGAGAAAGTCCAATATCCCTTGCAGCCCGGAATGGTCATTTGCAAATTGTGACGCTGTTGATAGGGAGAGGAGCGGATTTAATGTCATGCAATAAGAATGGTGAGAGTCCAATATCCCTTGCAGCCCGGAATGGTCACGTGCAAATTGTGACGCTGTTGACAGAGAGAGGAGCGGATTTAATGTCATGCAATAAGAATGGTGATAGTCCAATATTCCTTGCAGCTAAAAATGATCACATACAAATTATGACTCTGTTAATAGAGAGAGGAGCGGATTTTAAGTTACACAATAAGAATGGTGATAGTCCAATATCCTTTGCAGCTCGGAATGGTCACGTGCAAATTGTGACGCTGTTGATAGAGAGAGGAGCGGATTTTAAGTTACACAATAAGAATGGTGATAGTCCAATATCCTTTGCAGCTCGGAATGGTCACGTGCAAATTGTGACGCTGTTGATAGAGAGAGGAGCGGATTTTAAGTTACACAATAAGAATGGTGATAGTCCAATATCCTTTGCAGCTCGGAATGGTCACGTGCAAATTGTGACGCTGTTGATAGAGAGAGGAGCGGATTTTAAGTTACACAATGAGAATGGTGATAGTCCAATATCCTTTGCAGCTCGGAATGGTCACGTGCAAATTGTGACGCTGTTGATAGAGAGAGGAGCGGATTTTAAGTTACGCAATAAGAATGGTGATAGTCCAATATCCTTTGCAGCTCGGAATGGTCATTTGCAAATTGTGACGCTGTTGATAGAGAGAGGAGCGGATTTTAAGTTACGCAACAAGAATGGTGATAGTCCAATATCCCTTGCAGCTCGAAATGGTCACATACAAATTGTGGCGCTGTTAATAAAGAGAGGAGCGGATTTTAAGTTATGCAATAAGGATGGCGAAAGTCCAATATTCCTTGCAGTTCAAAATGGTCACATGCATATTGTGACGCTGTTAATTGAAAGAGGAGCAGATtttgagttacgcaataagaatgGTGACAGTCCAATATCCCTTGCAGTTCAAAATGGTCACATGCATATTGTGACGCTGTTAATAGAGAGAGGAGCGGATTTTAAGTTATGCAATAAGAATGGTGATAGTCCAATGTCCCTTGCAGCTCGGAATGGTCACGTGCAAATTGTGATGTTGTTAATAAAGAGAGGAGCGGATTTTAAGTTATGCAACAAGAATGGTGATAGTCCAATACTCCTTGCAGCTCAGAATCGTCACATACAAATTGTGACGCTGTTAATAGAGAGAGGAGCGGATTTTAAGTTACGCAATAAGAAAGGAGAAAGTCTAATATTACTTGCAGCTCGGTATGGTCACGTGCAAATTGTGACACTGTTAATAGAGAGGGGAGCGGATTATATGTTATGCAACAAGAATGGTGATAGTCCAATATCCCTTGCAGCTCGGAATGGTCACATGGAAATTGTGAAGCTGTTAATAGAGAGAGGGGCGGATTATATGTTATGCAATGAGAATGGTGATAGTCCAATATTTCTTGCGGCCAAGTACGGTCACGTGGAAGTTGTGAGACTCTTAATAGAGAGGAATTTTGATGTCAATGTGAGTGACAACAACGGTAACAGTCTAACATTgattgcactccaatatttccATGTCGGCGTTGTCAACTGGTTGATACAAAAAGGAGCGGATATTAATGCAAGAACCAACGATGGTGTTAACCTAATAATGGCTGCAGCCGAAAATGGTCTGTCGGCAGTTGTAAGTTTATTAATAGACAAGGGTGCTAATATTAACGAATGGAATAAGGATGGTCAGAGTCCAATACTGATAGCAGCTCTACACAATCATCAACATATTATGTGGCTGTTGGCTGAGAATGGTGCCGATGTTAATGTGTGTGATAAGGATGGCATTACTCCAATAATGGTGGCAGCCAAATACTGTGACGTGGACACTGTGAGAATGTTAATAGGACAAAATGCTGATGTCAATGCACGTGGCAAGCGTGGTGAATGTGCAATTCTGAATGCGACTGTAAGAAGTAGTGTGGATGTTGTGAGGCTGTTAGTAGAGCATGGCGCTGCAGTCAATGTATGTAATAAGTATGGAGAGAGCCCAATGTCTATCGCAATTAAACATCGACATGACGCAATGGTGAGGTTGTTAACAgaagcaggtacaataaaaacattttaa